The Polyangiaceae bacterium genome includes a region encoding these proteins:
- a CDS encoding DEAD/DEAH box helicase — protein sequence MQAHQLDQAAGAVPAAYGEKFGVKLRLSSERLLVEGADGRWREREHAVLCLCFDYGGVEVRPQHDDAWEQAESAEPEIERDLRAERAVQARIERYGAVEIDHLESVVAPHGVRADYLINVDDNVHAICSFSGLAVEELRALGWQVEIAPDFQFQVVGSAERWVARLGDVREKAEWFQLELGLEVDGEVIDLVPALIKLLEEAPKGARLSSLSRQVARCRALPVAKGRFVAIPWERLEPILAVLAELYDGQGRKLRLHETNLAAVGRLTEALEGQGRVLSWTGRSDAVERGQKLGRTPAGAARPAVLHAELRPYQADGLTWLCHLRDHGVGGVLADDMGLGKTLQTIALLAIEKEQRRMDLPALVVVPTSLIEGWRRQIRQFAPHLRVLVLHGGKRHAAFGKLSGSDVVLTTYSVLTRDLSRFREHEYHYVILDEAQAIKNARSQASQSARTLRARHRLALTGTPVENNLDELWSLFEFVMPGLLGSAQRFRSGFRYPIEREGNETRLHALRSRVSPFVLRRLKETVARDLPPKTELVRHVSFEEDQRDLYESIRVAAHAEVRSAIRRQGFEASSLMILDALTKLRQVCCDPRLVQVDAARDVKTSAKAAAFYSLLAGELGRGRRVLVFSQFARMLALLSQGLTERGIRHVTLTGASQERHKLVDSFQSGEADVFLISLKAGGTGLTLTRADTVIHYDPWWNAAAQMQATDRAHRIGQTQPVFVHNLVVAGSVEERMLELQQRKRNLADTLLGSEVGTLRLLPDDVESLLAPMGEDG from the coding sequence GTGCAGGCGCATCAACTCGATCAGGCGGCGGGGGCCGTACCGGCGGCGTACGGAGAGAAATTCGGAGTCAAGCTTCGGCTGTCGTCGGAGCGCTTGTTGGTCGAAGGCGCCGACGGGCGCTGGCGGGAGAGGGAGCACGCGGTGCTCTGCCTCTGCTTCGACTACGGCGGCGTCGAGGTGCGGCCCCAGCACGACGACGCCTGGGAGCAGGCCGAGAGCGCCGAGCCGGAGATCGAGCGCGATCTGCGCGCCGAGCGCGCCGTGCAAGCGCGCATCGAGCGCTACGGTGCCGTGGAGATCGACCACCTGGAGAGCGTCGTCGCTCCCCACGGCGTGCGCGCCGACTACCTGATCAACGTCGACGACAACGTGCACGCCATCTGCTCCTTCTCCGGGCTCGCCGTCGAGGAGCTCCGGGCGCTGGGCTGGCAGGTCGAGATCGCCCCCGATTTTCAGTTCCAGGTGGTGGGAAGCGCGGAGCGCTGGGTCGCGCGGCTGGGTGACGTCCGCGAGAAGGCGGAGTGGTTCCAGCTGGAGCTCGGGCTCGAAGTGGACGGCGAGGTCATCGACCTGGTCCCCGCGCTGATCAAGCTGCTGGAGGAGGCGCCGAAGGGCGCGCGCCTGTCGTCGCTGTCGCGTCAGGTCGCGCGCTGCCGCGCGCTGCCCGTGGCCAAGGGGCGCTTCGTGGCCATTCCCTGGGAACGCCTCGAGCCCATCCTGGCGGTCCTGGCGGAGCTCTACGACGGTCAGGGGCGCAAGCTGCGCCTGCACGAGACCAACCTGGCCGCGGTGGGAAGGCTGACCGAAGCTCTGGAGGGCCAAGGGCGAGTCCTCAGCTGGACCGGTCGCTCCGACGCGGTGGAGCGCGGCCAGAAGCTCGGGCGCACGCCGGCCGGTGCGGCCCGGCCTGCGGTGCTCCACGCCGAGCTCCGGCCCTACCAGGCGGACGGGCTGACCTGGCTCTGCCATCTGCGCGATCACGGCGTGGGTGGCGTCTTGGCCGACGACATGGGCCTCGGCAAGACGCTCCAGACCATCGCGCTACTCGCCATCGAGAAGGAGCAGCGGCGTATGGACCTGCCGGCGCTGGTGGTCGTCCCGACCAGCCTGATCGAGGGCTGGCGCCGGCAGATCCGGCAGTTCGCGCCGCACCTCCGGGTGCTGGTGCTCCACGGCGGCAAGCGCCACGCGGCGTTCGGGAAGCTCTCCGGCAGCGACGTGGTCCTCACCACCTACTCGGTGCTGACCCGCGACTTGTCGCGCTTCCGTGAGCACGAGTACCACTACGTGATCCTGGACGAGGCCCAGGCCATCAAGAACGCGCGCAGCCAGGCCAGTCAGTCGGCGCGCACGCTGCGCGCGCGGCACCGCTTGGCACTGACCGGCACGCCGGTGGAGAACAACCTGGACGAGCTCTGGAGCCTGTTCGAGTTCGTGATGCCCGGCCTGCTCGGAAGCGCGCAGCGCTTTCGCAGCGGCTTCCGCTACCCCATCGAACGCGAGGGCAACGAGACCCGCCTGCACGCCTTGCGCTCGCGCGTCTCGCCCTTCGTGCTGCGCCGGCTGAAGGAGACGGTGGCTCGGGACCTGCCGCCGAAGACCGAGCTGGTGCGCCACGTGAGCTTCGAGGAGGACCAGCGCGATCTCTACGAGAGCATCCGCGTCGCTGCTCACGCCGAGGTGCGGTCGGCGATCCGCCGGCAGGGCTTCGAGGCGTCGAGCCTGATGATCCTGGACGCGCTGACCAAGCTCCGCCAGGTGTGCTGCGATCCTCGTCTGGTCCAGGTGGACGCCGCCCGGGACGTGAAGACCAGCGCCAAGGCCGCGGCCTTCTACTCGCTCCTGGCGGGAGAGCTCGGGCGCGGGCGCCGGGTGCTCGTCTTCTCGCAGTTCGCCCGCATGCTCGCGCTCCTGTCCCAAGGTCTCACCGAGCGCGGCATCCGCCACGTCACCCTCACCGGCGCCTCCCAGGAGCGACACAAGCTCGTGGACTCGTTCCAGAGCGGCGAGGCGGACGTGTTCCTGATCAGCTTGAAGGCCGGCGGCACGGGGCTGACCCTGACGCGGGCCGACACCGTCATCCACTACGACCCTTGGTGGAACGCCGCGGCGCAGATGCAGGCCACGGACCGCGCACACCGCATCGGACAGACCCAACCGGTGTTCGTGCACAACCTGGTCGTCGCAGGCAGCGTCGAGGAGCGCATGCTCGAGCTCCAACAGCGGAAGCGCAATCTGGCCGACACGCTGCTCGGCAGCGAGGTCGGCACGCTGCGCCTTCTGCCCGACGACGTGGAGAGCCTGCTCGCGCCGATGGGCGAAGACGGTTGA
- a CDS encoding extensin family protein: MRLIAATLGFSALLLAGCGDDASGGGTSGSGGAAGSDGGPGGSGGAAGSSGGSAGAAGSGASGGTAGGGGAGGGAGGSGGSSNLTCMQELDQRGVGYTTTTAKGVVDAVKLTGPLNGVLIAKTNTDQVATDPMACNFVLHLWEMAEVLKAHGIHKIGTLGSYCYRCCCYWSEENFCRGPNDPEPDCSVAPWNGYSNHSWGRAVDIRYLYKDSGQVYDINNPAHWVEWATASQTCTQGLAAQTGISKELYTLACELSAKHVFGTILTPNYNSAHRNHWHADIGQNAEPTTWKVLSSEAHVDEGPGDE, from the coding sequence ATGCGCCTCATCGCAGCGACCCTGGGCTTCTCGGCGCTCCTCCTCGCCGGCTGCGGCGACGACGCCTCGGGCGGCGGCACGAGCGGCTCTGGAGGAGCGGCCGGCAGCGACGGAGGCCCCGGCGGCAGCGGCGGAGCTGCCGGTTCGAGCGGTGGCAGCGCCGGGGCAGCGGGCTCGGGCGCGAGCGGCGGCACCGCAGGCGGCGGCGGCGCCGGTGGCGGCGCAGGCGGCAGCGGCGGCAGCAGCAACCTCACCTGCATGCAGGAGCTCGACCAGCGCGGCGTCGGCTACACCACCACCACGGCCAAGGGGGTTGTGGACGCGGTCAAGCTGACGGGGCCGCTCAACGGAGTGCTGATCGCGAAGACCAACACCGATCAGGTCGCGACCGATCCGATGGCGTGCAACTTCGTGCTCCACCTGTGGGAGATGGCCGAGGTGCTGAAGGCGCACGGCATCCACAAGATCGGCACGCTGGGCTCGTATTGCTACCGCTGCTGCTGCTACTGGTCCGAGGAGAACTTCTGTCGCGGGCCGAACGACCCGGAGCCGGACTGCTCCGTGGCGCCCTGGAACGGCTACTCGAACCACTCCTGGGGGCGCGCCGTGGACATCCGCTACCTCTACAAGGACTCGGGGCAGGTCTACGACATCAACAACCCCGCCCACTGGGTCGAGTGGGCTACGGCGTCTCAGACCTGCACCCAGGGACTCGCGGCGCAGACGGGCATCAGCAAAGAGCTCTACACGCTGGCCTGCGAGCTGTCGGCCAAGCACGTGTTCGGCACCATCCTCACGCCGAACTACAACTCGGCGCACCGCAACCACTGGCACGCCGACATCGGTCAGAACGCCGAGCCGACCACCTGGAAGGTGCTGTCGAGCGAGGCGCACGTGGACGAAGGGCCGGGCGACGAGTAG
- the thrC gene encoding threonine synthase, with protein sequence MSHQSEFRCLAGCDGAWPVTQAIYRCPKCHGLLEVVHDLEALRARSASEWKQLFDDRYMRSQWPYGSGVWGKREWVMPEVPDELIVSMYEGGSNLFWAERYGKQLGLDELWVKLCGNSHSGSFKDLGMTVLVSVVRWAMREGLKVKAVACASTGDTSAALAAYGAAAGLPVVVLLPRGKISTGQLVQPLAHGALVLGLDTDFDGCMAIVQQLAEEGVVYLANSMNALRIEGQKTVAIEVVQQLDWEVPDWIVLPSGNLGNASALHAGFAMMKELGLITRFPRLVMAQAENANPLYRAVRAGLTEVPPIKAEATQATAIQIGNPVSAPRALRALAAMNGLVEQASEQELADAAARADRTGMYTCPHTAVALAVIEKLVARGEIARGERVVCVSTANGLKFTEFKVRYHEGQIPGVESSLANPPVMLPPEYGKVMDAIAARFG encoded by the coding sequence ATGAGCCATCAGTCGGAGTTCCGTTGCCTGGCAGGGTGTGACGGCGCGTGGCCCGTCACGCAGGCCATCTACCGCTGCCCCAAGTGCCACGGCCTGCTCGAGGTCGTCCACGACTTGGAGGCGCTCCGCGCCCGGAGCGCATCGGAGTGGAAGCAGCTGTTCGACGACCGCTACATGCGCAGCCAATGGCCCTACGGCTCGGGCGTCTGGGGCAAGCGCGAGTGGGTGATGCCCGAGGTGCCCGACGAGCTGATCGTCAGCATGTACGAGGGCGGCAGCAACCTGTTCTGGGCCGAGCGCTACGGCAAGCAGCTCGGCCTGGACGAGCTCTGGGTGAAGCTCTGCGGGAACAGCCACAGCGGCAGCTTCAAGGATCTCGGGATGACCGTGCTGGTGAGCGTCGTGCGCTGGGCCATGCGCGAGGGGCTGAAGGTGAAGGCCGTCGCCTGCGCGTCGACCGGCGACACCAGCGCGGCGCTCGCCGCTTACGGCGCCGCCGCCGGGCTTCCCGTCGTCGTGCTCTTGCCGCGCGGCAAGATCTCGACGGGGCAGCTGGTGCAGCCGCTGGCGCACGGCGCGCTGGTGCTCGGCCTGGACACCGACTTCGACGGCTGCATGGCCATCGTGCAGCAGTTGGCCGAGGAAGGTGTTGTCTACCTCGCCAACAGCATGAACGCGCTGCGCATCGAGGGGCAGAAGACCGTGGCCATCGAGGTCGTTCAGCAGCTCGACTGGGAGGTCCCCGACTGGATCGTGCTGCCGAGCGGTAACCTCGGCAACGCCAGCGCGCTCCACGCCGGCTTCGCCATGATGAAGGAGCTGGGGCTCATCACGCGCTTCCCGCGCCTGGTGATGGCGCAGGCCGAGAACGCCAACCCGCTCTACCGCGCCGTGCGCGCCGGTTTGACCGAGGTGCCGCCCATCAAGGCAGAGGCCACCCAGGCGACGGCGATCCAGATCGGGAACCCGGTGAGCGCGCCGCGAGCCCTACGCGCCCTGGCGGCCATGAACGGCCTGGTCGAGCAGGCGAGCGAGCAGGAGCTGGCGGACGCCGCCGCGCGCGCGGACCGCACCGGGATGTACACCTGCCCGCACACGGCCGTGGCGCTCGCGGTCATCGAGAAGCTCGTCGCCCGCGGCGAGATCGCGCGCGGGGAGCGCGTGGTCTGCGTCTCCACCGCGAACGGGCTCAAGTTCACCGAGTTCAAGGTGCGCTACCACGAGGGCCAGATCCCCGGAGTGGAGAGCTCGCTGGCGAACCCGCCGGTGATGCTGCCGCCGGAGTACGGCAAGGTGATGGACGCGATCGCCGCCCGGTTTGGCTGA
- the msrA gene encoding peptide-methionine (S)-S-oxide reductase MsrA — protein sequence MSKQTTDPERGATNAPAESGGKTPATARETAVLAGGCFWGMEDILRKIPGVLETEVGYAGGTTTSPTYEAVKTGSTGHAESVRIVFDPSKLSYAELLEKWFFRMHDPTTKNRQGNDVGTQYRSAIFVSSPEQRKIAEAVKARVDASGKWKSPVVTEIVEAGPFTPAEGYHQDYLEKNPGGYTCHWLRD from the coding sequence ATGTCCAAGCAAACCACCGATCCCGAGCGCGGAGCCACGAACGCCCCCGCAGAGTCCGGCGGCAAGACGCCCGCCACCGCGCGCGAGACGGCCGTGCTCGCCGGCGGGTGCTTCTGGGGCATGGAGGACATCCTGCGCAAGATCCCGGGGGTGCTCGAGACCGAGGTCGGCTACGCCGGAGGCACCACGACGAGCCCCACCTACGAGGCCGTGAAGACCGGTTCGACGGGACACGCCGAGTCGGTGCGCATCGTCTTCGACCCGAGCAAGCTCAGCTACGCGGAGCTGCTCGAGAAGTGGTTCTTCCGCATGCACGACCCGACCACGAAGAACCGCCAGGGCAACGACGTCGGCACGCAGTACCGCTCTGCAATCTTCGTGTCGTCGCCGGAGCAGCGCAAGATCGCCGAGGCGGTCAAGGCGCGGGTGGACGCGAGCGGCAAGTGGAAGTCCCCGGTGGTCACCGAGATCGTCGAGGCAGGCCCGTTCACTCCGGCGGAGGGCTACCACCAGGACTACCTGGAGAAGAACCCCGGCGGCTACACCTGCCACTGGCTCCGAGACTAG
- a CDS encoding PEGA domain-containing protein yields MARTISASFSKTLALVVAGTLASTSALPLAMAQGKAPAAAADAKKRDAARKAYQAAEKDYAAGKYAEAYAGFKKANETLPSPHAEYWMAMALDKDGKSEDAAAAFEKLLAHADVSKLGDEKIGQVKDRLAELKGKQTGEVNIATTPPGASVSVDGTAQPGETPMVIKLPPGSHTITITNPGYEKQELKVDVTAGKRVDQNIELKASDLEAAPAPVPAETPAPAEPTEQGEPAAPAQAKSKLPAYITLGIAGVATGVGAFFGVKALGAKSDFDDEPTTDNADSVERNALIADMAFGVAITLGVTGIVLLTSGDSAPEKEKTSKKSLPKKARFNVAPYATPNGGGAAARFVF; encoded by the coding sequence ATGGCACGCACGATTTCCGCTTCGTTTTCGAAGACTCTCGCCCTGGTCGTGGCGGGCACGCTCGCCAGCACCAGCGCCCTGCCGTTGGCCATGGCCCAGGGCAAGGCGCCTGCGGCGGCCGCCGACGCCAAGAAGCGGGACGCTGCGCGCAAGGCCTACCAGGCCGCCGAGAAGGACTACGCGGCGGGCAAATACGCCGAGGCGTACGCGGGCTTCAAGAAGGCCAACGAGACCCTGCCCTCGCCCCACGCGGAGTACTGGATGGCGATGGCCTTGGACAAAGACGGCAAGAGTGAGGACGCCGCGGCGGCCTTCGAGAAGCTGCTCGCCCATGCGGACGTGAGCAAGCTCGGCGACGAGAAGATCGGGCAGGTGAAGGATCGGCTCGCGGAGCTCAAGGGCAAGCAGACCGGCGAGGTGAACATCGCGACCACGCCCCCCGGCGCCTCCGTCAGCGTCGATGGCACCGCGCAGCCTGGCGAGACGCCGATGGTGATCAAGCTGCCTCCGGGCTCGCACACCATCACCATCACCAACCCTGGCTACGAGAAGCAGGAGCTGAAGGTGGACGTGACCGCCGGCAAGCGCGTCGATCAGAACATCGAGCTGAAGGCCAGCGACCTCGAGGCGGCGCCGGCCCCGGTGCCCGCGGAGACACCGGCCCCGGCGGAGCCCACCGAGCAAGGCGAGCCGGCGGCCCCGGCACAAGCGAAGAGCAAGCTCCCCGCCTACATCACCCTCGGCATCGCCGGCGTGGCCACTGGTGTCGGTGCTTTCTTCGGCGTCAAGGCGCTAGGCGCGAAGAGCGACTTCGACGACGAGCCGACCACCGACAACGCAGACAGCGTGGAGCGCAACGCTTTGATCGCCGACATGGCCTTCGGCGTCGCCATCACGCTGGGCGTCACCGGCATCGTGCTCCTGACCAGCGGCGACTCCGCCCCCGAGAAGGAAAAGACGTCCAAGAAGAGCCTGCCCAAGAAGGCTCGCTTCAACGTCGCCCCCTACGCCACGCCGAACGGCGGCGGCGCAGCGGCCCGTTTCGTGTTCTGA